One window from the genome of Artemia franciscana chromosome 12, ASM3288406v1, whole genome shotgun sequence encodes:
- the LOC136033523 gene encoding endoplasmic reticulum resident protein 44-like, with amino-acid sequence MKHLLLFYFLILAFVLSTVTCDTPNLTFENIEEVFRSRELVLLNFHVDWCPYSRNLVPIFDNAANNINDQFLDRVAFLKVDGEEEPELLERFQVSKFPTIKVIRHGQVGKEYRGQRSVDGILKFVFDELVDSVKVVQDPKEFLNLDMTKRHIIGLFEENSLVHFENLKKVADTQKGNCVFKAGFGKTVQELNSRGQNVINFIPAKAISSQSEEIFTGNPKNFEELNKWVKEKCEPLLLEMTFENAEEIVERRIPLLILFHEREDFESIKKFYDIAQNELFEDKGKLLFTTVDFDIFAHGLRHTGKYTKNLPLFAIDSMKHLYFFPDDEDPFEEGMLKGFLEKFHSEKLHYEFHGGPTSKIQKKLKITKTGEIETREDNENKQSQEEAVSAPLESAFQKLAPSKMRYNFLQKDEL; translated from the coding sequence ATGAAACATTtactgttattttattttttgattttagcATTCGTTCTATCAACAGTCACGTGTGatactccaaatttaacatttgaaaatattgaagaggTTTTTCGTTCCCGTGAGTTAGTTCTGTTAAATTTTCATGTTGACTGGTGTCCTTACAGTAGAAACTTAGTGCCAATATTTGACAACGCAGCTAATAATATAAATGATCAGTTCCTGGATCGCGTTGCATTTCTTAAAGTTGATGGAGAAGAGGAGCCGGAACTCTTAGAAAGATTTCAAGTTAGCAAGTTCCCTACAATAAAAGTCATAAGACACGGCCAAGTTGGCAAGGAATATCGAGGCCAACGATCCGTTGACGggatattaaaatttgtttttgacgaGTTAGTGGATTCAGTGAAAGTTGTTCAAGATCCTAAGGAATTCCTCAATCTTGATATGACAAAAAGGCACATTATTGGCTTGTTTGAGGAGAATAGTTTggttcattttgaaaatttgaaaaaagttgcaGATACTCAGAAGGGAAACTGTGTTTTTAAGGCTGGATTTGGGAAAACAGTCCAAGAGTTGAATTCTCGTGGACAAAACGTTATTAATTTCATTCCTGCCAAAGCTATCTCCTCTCAAAGTGAGGAAATTTTTACAGGAAATCCAAAGAATTTTGAAGAACTGAACAAATGGGTGAAAGAAAAGTGCGAGCCTCTCCTTTTGGAAATGACATTTGAAAATGCTGAAGAAATTGTGGAAAGGCGAATTCCGCTCTTAATCCTTTTTCATGAGCGTGAAGATTttgaaagcataaaaaaattttacgatATTGCCCAAAATGAACTATTTGAAGATAagggaaaattactttttaccACGGTCGATTTTGACATCTTTGCTCATGGTCTACGTCACACCggtaaatacacaaaaaatcTCCCTCTATTTGCTATTGACAGTATGAAACATCTATACTTTTTTCCTGATGATGAAGATCCTTTTGAAGAAGGAATGTTAAAAGGATTCTTAGAAAAGTTTCACTCTGAGAAGCTACACTATGAGTTCCATGGTGGGCCCACAAGCAAAATCCAAAAGAAGCTTAAAATAACCAAAACAGGTGAAATAGAGACAAGAGAGGATAATGAGAATAAGCAAAGTCAAGAAGAAGCAGTTTCAGCTCCTTTAGAAAGTGCATTTCAGAAACTAGCACCCTCCAAGATGCGTTATAATTTCTTACAAAAAGATGAACTGTGA